In Flavobacteriaceae bacterium, the following proteins share a genomic window:
- a CDS encoding metalloprotease, translated as MNFKPLYIFTLFLSCFCALSQNKIDIDAHLNADLNQISVNQTIEYTNTSDDTFNIIYLNDWNHSFSHKKTPLGDRFEEEFSSAFRFAKDRERGFTHILSIRDKDNNSLSFERLKDHPDVIKVILSNPITANKSYTLHLSYNLQIPRDKFTRYGVTSDNDYFLKYWYISPSVYNKNWQYYSNKNLDDLFHPKADISLKLEFPKTHRIVSELDLINVSENTSTKTITLKGKNRIDSKLFIIKESDFTTIETDDFSITTDIYEKGLGSTEQAIITDKITQFITTFLGKYPHKNLLVSDIEAKKDPIYGLNQLPSFIRPFPENFQFELKLLKATLNNYLENTLQLNPRKEQWLKDGIQIYFLMKYVEENYPDMKLVGSLAKVWGLKSFHLADLDFNEQYTLLFMNIARINRDQPLTMQKDSLIKFNTNIANKYKAGIGLKYLDDFVGSNILDTTIKDYIENYKLKETSSLDFETLLKSKTDKDITWFFKDYISTRKKIDFKIKKVQKTKDSITLTIKNKRNSNTPISLFTLNNDSIVSKQWVSNIKDEKTITIARDSTVTKLALNYDKIIPEFNLRDNWKSLKRVLYNKPLRFGLLKDAENPNYNQVFLTPLIEFDNIYDGLTFGLKFSNKTLLRKQWNYRITPQYGSNSEALIGSGTISYTKYFENSNLFSINSGFTGSYSSFGPDLFVRRLIPFINFSFRDDSNLRSNKFQSLNFRYIDITRDDDLRNISGNTTPDYRVFNARYININSELIDLFRWSADLQFSEDFGKLSFNYIYRKRFKNDRQLSIRFFNGFFLYNNTEENSDFFSFALDRPTDYLFDFNYLGRSENDGIVSQQIIIAEGGFKSRLNTPFANQWISTANASTTIWKDIQAYGDIGFVKNKGFDPEFVYDSGIRLNLLTDYFELYFPVYSSLGFELGESNYAERIRFKFTADLNALISLFTRKWY; from the coding sequence TTGAATTTTAAACCCCTATACATATTTACACTGTTTTTATCGTGTTTTTGCGCACTAAGTCAAAATAAAATTGATATTGATGCACATTTAAATGCAGATCTTAATCAAATATCTGTTAATCAAACTATAGAATATACAAATACATCAGATGATACCTTTAATATTATTTATCTAAACGATTGGAATCATAGTTTTTCTCATAAGAAAACACCTTTGGGCGATCGCTTTGAAGAAGAGTTTAGTTCAGCTTTTAGGTTTGCAAAAGATAGAGAACGAGGTTTTACTCATATTTTATCAATCCGAGACAAAGATAATAACAGTTTAAGTTTCGAGCGTTTAAAAGATCATCCAGATGTTATAAAAGTGATATTATCAAACCCTATAACAGCTAATAAGAGTTATACATTACATTTATCTTACAATCTTCAAATACCTAGAGACAAATTTACTAGGTATGGTGTAACTTCTGATAATGATTATTTTTTAAAATATTGGTATATCTCCCCTTCTGTTTATAATAAAAATTGGCAATATTACAGTAATAAAAATTTGGATGATTTATTTCATCCAAAAGCAGATATTTCGCTTAAATTAGAGTTTCCAAAAACTCACCGTATTGTTTCAGAATTAGATCTTATAAATGTTTCTGAAAACACTTCTACTAAAACAATAACCTTAAAAGGAAAAAATCGCATAGATAGTAAGTTATTTATTATAAAGGAATCTGATTTTACAACAATAGAGACTGATGATTTTTCGATAACTACAGATATTTACGAAAAAGGGCTAGGTTCAACAGAACAAGCTATAATTACAGATAAAATCACTCAATTTATAACCACTTTTTTAGGTAAATATCCTCATAAAAATTTATTAGTAAGTGATATTGAAGCTAAAAAAGACCCTATTTATGGTCTTAATCAACTTCCTAGTTTCATTAGACCATTTCCAGAAAATTTCCAATTTGAATTAAAACTTTTAAAAGCTACTTTAAATAACTATTTAGAAAACACTTTACAATTAAACCCTAGAAAAGAGCAATGGTTAAAGGATGGAATTCAAATTTATTTTTTAATGAAATATGTTGAAGAAAATTATCCTGATATGAAACTTGTAGGGTCGTTGGCAAAAGTTTGGGGATTAAAATCATTTCATTTAGCAGATTTAGATTTTAATGAACAATATACATTACTATTTATGAATATTGCTCGCATTAATCGAGACCAACCGTTAACAATGCAAAAGGATTCTCTTATAAAGTTTAATACTAATATCGCTAATAAGTATAAAGCAGGTATTGGATTAAAATATCTTGATGACTTTGTTGGTTCAAATATTTTGGATACTACTATTAAAGATTATATTGAAAATTATAAGTTAAAAGAAACATCATCTTTAGATTTTGAAACTTTATTAAAATCAAAAACAGATAAAGATATCACATGGTTTTTTAAGGATTATATTTCTACCAGAAAAAAAATTGATTTTAAAATTAAAAAAGTACAAAAAACTAAAGATTCGATCACTCTTACTATAAAGAATAAACGAAATTCAAATACTCCTATTTCTTTATTTACATTAAATAATGACTCTATAGTTTCGAAACAATGGGTTTCAAACATAAAAGATGAGAAAACTATAACTATAGCGAGAGATAGCACAGTTACTAAACTGGCTTTAAATTATGATAAGATTATACCAGAATTCAATTTAAGAGATAATTGGAAATCTTTAAAACGGGTTTTATATAATAAGCCTTTACGATTTGGGTTACTAAAAGACGCAGAAAACCCTAATTATAATCAAGTATTCTTAACCCCTTTAATAGAGTTTGATAATATTTATGACGGGCTAACATTTGGGCTTAAATTTAGTAATAAAACATTACTAAGAAAACAATGGAATTATAGAATCACACCTCAATATGGTAGTAATTCTGAAGCTTTAATTGGGAGTGGAACAATATCTTATACTAAATATTTCGAAAATAGTAATTTGTTTTCAATCAATTCTGGGTTTACTGGATCTTATAGTTCATTTGGTCCAGATTTATTCGTGCGTCGTTTAATACCATTTATTAATTTTAGTTTTAGAGATGATTCTAATTTAAGATCTAACAAATTTCAATCTTTAAATTTCAGATATATAGATATTACACGTGATGATGATTTAAGAAATATTTCTGGTAATACAACTCCGGATTATCGAGTGTTTAATGCAAGGTACATTAACATTAATTCAGAGTTAATTGATTTATTTAGATGGTCTGCAGATCTACAGTTTTCTGAGGATTTCGGAAAACTATCATTTAATTATATTTATAGAAAGCGTTTTAAAAATGATCGACAGTTAAGCATTCGCTTCTTTAATGGTTTCTTTTTATATAATAATACAGAAGAAAATTCGGATTTCTTTAGTTTTGCTTTAGATCGTCCCACAGATTATTTATTCGATTTTAATTATTTAGGACGTTCAGAAAATGATGGCATTGTTAGTCAACAAATTATAATAGCTGAAGGAGGTTTTAAGTCAAGGCTAAATACTCCTTTTGCAAATCAATGGATTTCTACCGCAAATGCAAGTACCACAATATGGAAAGATATTCAAGCATATGGAGATATTGGATTTGTTAAAAATAAAGGATTTGATCCAGAGTTTGTTTACGATTCTGGGATTCGATTAAATTTATTAACTGATTATTTTGAATTGTACTTCCCTGTATATTCCAGCCTAGGATTTGAGCTCGGAGAAAGTAATTACGCTGAACGCATTCGTTTTAAATTTACTGCAGACCTAAACGCTCTGATATCACTTTTTACTCGAAAATGGTATTAA
- a CDS encoding transketolase, whose product MQTNPNTKTDISFDDFKSEIINDYTIAVTSRECSLLGRREVLTGKAKFGIFGDGKEVPQLALAKAFKNGDFRSGYYRDQTFMMAIGELTVEQFFAGLYAHTDIEADPMSAGRQMGGHFGTHSLDNDYNWKDLTKQKNSSADVSPTASQMPRLLGLAQASKIYRNIKGINTDKFSVKGNEVAWGTIGNASTSEGIFFETINAAGVLQVPMVISVWDDDYGISVHAKDQTTKEDISEILKGFQRNENDKGYEIFRVNGWDYPALIEAYQNASKIAREEHVPVLMHVLQLTQPQGHSTSGSHERYKSKDRLDWESEFDCIVKMREWMIANSIATNEELNIIDKDLKKVVRDGKKAAWSAFISPIIDERNELVSLMQKVAETSSNKVFITKIINDLSEIKEPIRKDILSAARKTLRYITLETSTEKQQLQDWINSYFENIQPKYSSHLYSESKYKAENIKAIAPIYDDNAEMVDGRVIIRDNFDAIFNKYPETLVFGEDAGNIGDVNQGLEGLQEKYGELRVADTGIREATILGQGLGMAMRGLRPIAEIQYLDYLMYALQIISDDLATLHYRSKGKQKAPMIIRTRGHRLEGIWHSGSQLGGIINLVRGIHVLVPRNMTKAAGFYNTLLESDQPALLIECLNGYRLKEKMPTNIGEFKTPIGVVEIVKEGTDITLVSYGSTLRMVEQTAKDLLEVGIDAEVIDIQSLLPFDLNHDIVKSVTKTNRLMIIDEDVAGGASAYILNEVLNTQNAYQYLDSQPQTLTAKEHRPAYGTDGDYFSKPSNEDIFEAVYSIMHEVNPKEYPKLR is encoded by the coding sequence ATGCAAACAAACCCCAACACAAAAACTGACATTTCTTTTGATGATTTTAAATCAGAAATTATTAACGACTATACAATTGCGGTTACTAGTCGAGAATGTAGTTTACTTGGGCGTCGCGAAGTTTTAACTGGAAAAGCAAAGTTTGGGATTTTTGGAGATGGAAAAGAAGTACCTCAGTTAGCCTTAGCAAAAGCATTTAAAAATGGAGATTTTAGATCTGGATACTATAGAGATCAAACTTTCATGATGGCTATAGGAGAGCTAACCGTTGAACAATTTTTTGCTGGTTTATATGCCCATACAGATATAGAAGCTGATCCTATGAGTGCAGGTCGCCAAATGGGCGGGCATTTTGGCACACATAGTTTGGATAATGATTATAATTGGAAAGACCTAACCAAACAAAAAAACTCTAGTGCAGATGTATCTCCTACAGCTTCACAGATGCCACGTTTACTAGGTTTAGCGCAAGCTTCAAAAATATATAGAAACATAAAAGGGATTAATACCGATAAGTTTTCTGTAAAAGGAAATGAAGTTGCCTGGGGAACTATTGGTAACGCTAGTACTAGTGAAGGTATATTTTTTGAAACTATAAATGCAGCTGGAGTTTTACAAGTACCAATGGTAATAAGTGTATGGGATGATGATTACGGTATCTCAGTACATGCTAAAGATCAAACTACCAAAGAAGATATTTCGGAGATTCTTAAAGGATTTCAACGTAATGAAAATGATAAAGGTTATGAAATCTTTAGAGTAAATGGTTGGGATTATCCTGCTCTAATAGAAGCTTATCAAAATGCTTCTAAAATTGCCAGAGAAGAACATGTACCTGTGTTAATGCACGTGTTACAATTAACACAACCACAAGGACATTCTACATCCGGATCTCATGAACGTTATAAAAGCAAGGATAGATTAGATTGGGAATCAGAATTTGACTGTATTGTAAAAATGCGAGAATGGATGATTGCAAACAGTATTGCAACAAATGAAGAATTAAATATTATTGACAAAGATTTAAAGAAAGTCGTCAGAGATGGAAAAAAAGCAGCTTGGAGTGCCTTTATTTCACCAATAATAGATGAAAGAAATGAACTTGTATCTTTAATGCAAAAAGTTGCAGAAACAAGTTCTAACAAAGTATTTATTACTAAAATAATAAATGATTTAAGCGAAATAAAAGAACCAATTCGCAAAGATATTTTATCTGCTGCTAGAAAAACATTACGTTACATAACGCTAGAAACTTCAACAGAAAAACAGCAATTACAAGATTGGATCAATTCATATTTTGAAAATATCCAGCCAAAATATAGTTCACATCTTTACAGTGAATCAAAATATAAAGCCGAAAACATTAAAGCAATTGCTCCTATTTATGACGATAATGCCGAAATGGTAGATGGTAGAGTAATTATAAGAGATAATTTTGATGCTATTTTCAATAAATATCCAGAAACTTTAGTTTTTGGTGAAGATGCAGGAAATATAGGTGATGTTAACCAAGGATTAGAAGGTTTACAAGAAAAATATGGTGAATTACGTGTTGCAGACACAGGTATTCGTGAAGCTACTATATTAGGTCAAGGTCTTGGTATGGCTATGCGAGGTTTACGCCCTATTGCAGAAATACAATATCTAGATTATTTAATGTATGCGCTTCAAATTATAAGTGATGATTTAGCAACTTTACATTATAGATCTAAGGGAAAGCAAAAAGCACCGATGATTATCAGAACACGAGGCCATCGTCTAGAAGGTATTTGGCACTCTGGCTCTCAGTTAGGTGGGATTATTAATCTAGTTCGTGGAATTCACGTTTTAGTACCTAGAAATATGACTAAAGCTGCTGGGTTTTATAATACCCTTTTAGAAAGCGATCAACCAGCTCTATTAATAGAGTGTTTAAACGGTTATCGTTTAAAAGAAAAAATGCCAACCAATATAGGTGAATTTAAAACTCCAATTGGTGTTGTAGAAATTGTAAAAGAAGGAACAGATATCACATTAGTTTCTTATGGTTCTACATTGCGCATGGTAGAACAAACTGCTAAAGATTTATTAGAAGTTGGTATAGATGCTGAAGTGATTGATATACAATCTTTACTCCCTTTTGATTTAAATCATGATATTGTTAAAAGTGTTACTAAAACAAATCGTTTAATGATTATTGATGAAGATGTTGCCGGTGGTGCTTCGGCTTACATATTAAATGAAGTTTTAAACACACAAAACGCATATCAATATTTAGATAGTCAGCCACAAACATTAACTGCTAAAGAACATAGGCCAGCTTATGGTACTGATGGTGATTATTTCTCTAAACCATCAAATGAAGATATTTTTGAGGCAGTATATAGTATAATGCACGAAGTAAACCCTAAAGAATATCCAAAGTTGAGATAA
- a CDS encoding class I SAM-dependent methyltransferase, giving the protein MLTKQSKTELRATIFRHLDGIATTTTAFSLHKKGVLNYLLEHKKVNLTDLTSYFNANEGYFNIALRVLCSQGWLIQHLDNVSDTVSYETNDKSTTAFSLVHLYEDAVNLLSYSVAFPSERIGPDAFIVLEKIFKKYEENFGFTDNLQKDSIEYQILKHIEGVIVGPIIVLLGVNGFFHKYFMDASFSAHEYHKDPESFKKILDFLALLGWFSKKKNTYQFTDQGLFFAKRASAYGVTVSYLPTFLRLDDLIFGDPLVLKTQSPDDIEKHVHREMNVWGSGGAHSTYFKVIDEIIIKLFNKPINEQPKGILDMGCGNGAFIQHIFDIIEHQTIRGKMLEEYPLLLVGADFNKAALKVTRANLIKADIWAKVIWGDIGRPDLLAKDLEDDYGIQLKDLLNVRTFLDHNRIWETPKSETNRTSLSSGAYTYKGKRISNNLVEDSLLEHLKKWKPYVEQFGLLIIELHTINPKLVAQHLGETATTAYDATHGYSDQFILEVDVFNKIATEAGLSPNPKYFSRFPDTELATVSVNLLKGEY; this is encoded by the coding sequence ATGCTAACAAAACAAAGTAAAACAGAATTAAGAGCTACTATATTTAGACATCTAGATGGTATCGCTACAACTACTACAGCGTTTTCATTACATAAAAAAGGGGTTCTAAACTATTTATTAGAGCATAAAAAAGTTAATCTAACAGATTTAACCTCTTATTTTAATGCCAATGAAGGGTACTTTAATATTGCACTACGTGTTTTATGTTCTCAAGGGTGGCTAATTCAGCATCTAGATAATGTATCAGATACAGTTTCTTATGAAACAAATGATAAAAGTACTACAGCTTTTTCTTTAGTACATTTATATGAAGATGCCGTTAATTTACTTTCTTACTCTGTAGCCTTTCCAAGTGAACGCATAGGTCCTGATGCTTTTATTGTATTAGAAAAAATATTTAAAAAATATGAAGAGAATTTTGGGTTTACTGATAATCTTCAAAAAGATAGCATAGAATATCAAATATTAAAACATATTGAAGGAGTTATCGTTGGCCCTATTATTGTCTTATTAGGTGTTAATGGTTTTTTTCACAAGTATTTTATGGATGCTTCATTTAGTGCTCATGAATATCATAAAGATCCTGAAAGTTTTAAAAAAATTCTTGATTTCTTAGCCCTTTTAGGATGGTTTTCTAAAAAGAAAAATACATATCAATTTACTGATCAAGGATTGTTTTTTGCTAAACGGGCTAGCGCTTATGGTGTTACGGTTTCATATTTACCTACATTTTTAAGGTTAGATGATCTTATTTTTGGTGACCCATTAGTTTTAAAAACTCAATCGCCAGATGACATAGAGAAGCATGTTCATCGAGAGATGAATGTATGGGGAAGCGGTGGTGCACATTCAACCTATTTTAAGGTAATTGATGAAATTATTATTAAACTCTTTAATAAACCAATAAATGAGCAACCTAAAGGGATTCTCGATATGGGATGTGGAAATGGTGCATTTATACAACACATATTTGATATTATAGAGCATCAAACTATAAGAGGAAAAATGCTAGAAGAATATCCATTATTATTAGTTGGAGCAGATTTTAACAAAGCAGCTTTAAAAGTAACTAGGGCAAATTTAATAAAAGCTGATATTTGGGCAAAAGTAATTTGGGGAGATATAGGTAGGCCAGATTTGTTAGCTAAAGATTTAGAAGATGATTATGGTATTCAATTAAAAGATTTACTTAATGTACGTACATTTTTAGATCATAATCGCATTTGGGAGACTCCAAAATCAGAAACTAATAGAACAAGCCTTTCGAGTGGAGCATATACATATAAAGGAAAACGCATCAGTAATAATTTAGTAGAAGATTCTTTATTAGAGCATTTAAAAAAGTGGAAACCTTATGTAGAACAGTTTGGTTTATTAATTATAGAGCTTCATACTATCAATCCCAAATTAGTAGCACAACATCTTGGAGAAACAGCTACGACTGCTTATGATGCGACACATGGTTATTCAGATCAGTTTATTTTAGAAGTAGATGTTTTTAACAAAATAGCAACGGAAGCAGGTTTGAGTCCAAATCCTAAATATTTTTCTAGATTCCCTGATACAGAATTAGCTACTGTTAGTGTGAATTTATTGAAAGGTGAATATTAG
- a CDS encoding DoxX family protein: MKNNKTDLALAILRIGASALLLTHGIPKISGLSADPIQFADPIGLGATITLILAIIGEVVGPALIIIGYKTKLATIPVILTMAVAAFVYHASDPIGTKEKALLYLIIFITIFFAGPGKYSIDKK; encoded by the coding sequence ATGAAAAACAACAAAACAGATTTAGCGTTGGCTATTTTACGTATTGGAGCTTCTGCCCTACTTTTAACACATGGTATTCCAAAAATTAGTGGGCTCTCTGCAGATCCCATTCAATTTGCAGACCCTATAGGACTTGGAGCTACTATCACTTTAATTTTAGCTATTATAGGCGAAGTTGTAGGTCCAGCATTGATTATTATTGGATATAAAACAAAATTAGCAACTATTCCTGTGATCTTAACAATGGCAGTAGCTGCATTTGTTTATCACGCATCTGACCCAATAGGAACAAAAGAAAAGGCATTACTATATCTAATAATCTTTATTACGATATTCTTTGCAGGCCCAGGTAAATATTCAATCGATAAAAAATAA
- a CDS encoding MBL fold metallo-hydrolase, translating to MCKSLFFSFLITALFNSCNSSSAEKLTDLNTQVWIHGSENCDTNTDPSIQVVQYNANTWILRQNKCLNYEAPFMFLFIGQEKTLLIDTGATKEAESFPLYNTVNKIIQNWQNHNNTTVELIVAHTHGHGDHFAADEQFQNKPNTTVIGLKQTDVSSFFNIKDWPNEQVIFNLGNRELNIIPIPGHQKASIAIYDPETQLLLTGDTVYPGRLYIEDWQVFKQSIKTLVEFTKINSVSYILGNHIEMTTAPGVDYPIGTKYHPEEQTLPLKVSDLVELHTTLETLGDTPTRKALNKLIIFPVN from the coding sequence ATGTGTAAATCTTTATTTTTTTCTTTTTTAATTACTGCATTATTTAATAGTTGTAATTCTTCTTCCGCAGAAAAGCTAACTGATCTAAATACTCAAGTTTGGATTCATGGATCAGAAAATTGTGATACAAATACAGATCCAAGCATACAAGTTGTGCAATACAATGCAAATACCTGGATATTACGACAGAACAAATGCTTAAATTATGAAGCTCCATTTATGTTTTTATTCATTGGACAAGAAAAGACCTTATTAATAGATACCGGAGCAACTAAAGAAGCTGAAAGTTTTCCTTTATATAATACTGTGAATAAAATTATACAAAATTGGCAGAACCATAATAATACGACAGTAGAGTTAATTGTAGCACATACACATGGTCATGGCGATCATTTTGCAGCAGATGAACAGTTTCAAAATAAACCTAATACAACCGTTATAGGATTAAAACAAACCGATGTTTCAAGTTTTTTTAATATTAAAGATTGGCCAAACGAACAAGTTATTTTTAATTTAGGAAATCGTGAATTGAACATTATACCTATTCCTGGGCATCAAAAAGCATCTATTGCAATTTATGATCCAGAAACTCAATTATTACTTACTGGAGATACTGTTTATCCAGGGCGTTTATACATTGAAGATTGGCAGGTTTTTAAACAGAGTATTAAAACTTTAGTAGAATTTACTAAAATAAATAGCGTTTCGTATATTTTAGGTAATCATATTGAAATGACAACAGCACCAGGTGTAGATTATCCTATTGGAACAAAATATCATCCCGAAGAACAAACATTACCTCTAAAAGTTTCTGATTTAGTAGAATTGCATACTACACTTGAAACATTAGGAGATACACCTACCCGAAAGGCATTAAATAAGCTCATAATTTTTCCAGTAAATTAA
- a CDS encoding arginine--tRNA ligase, whose product MTIQDSLSIHIKQALMSLHNVTLDSVEFQATRKEFEGDITVVIFPMLRVIKTNPVSLGEAIGNYLVEHVELVKAFNVVKGFLNIVIADSFYFDFFNSIKNNSKYGFINPIEGDKAVMVEYSSPNTNKPLHLGHIRNNLLGYSVAEIIKASGKKVYKTQIINDRGIHICKSMLAWKRYGNGETPESTGLKGDKLVGNYYVKFDQEYKKEINSLVTQGKPEEQAKKEAPILIEAQQMLLKWEAGDEETVSLWKTMNGWVYDGFEQTYKNLGVNFDNYYYESDTYLLGKEFISEGLKTNVFFTKEDGSVWCDLTDDGLDEKIVLRADGTAVYMTQDIGTAIQRIKDHPDIGGMVYTVGNEQDYHFKVLFLILKKLGFDWAKNLFHLSYGMVDLPSGKMKSREGTVVDADDLIVEMASTAEEISQELGKLEGYSETEKLELYKTIGLGALKYYILKVDPKKRILFDPKESIDFQGNAAPYIQMAYARIQSIMRKSDIGTNVTLNQVEIMLHPKEKELIKQLQLFPEVIQNAAQNHSPALIANYTYDLVKEFNSFYQNVSILGADSTNEKIFRVQLSNSVANTIKNAFSLLGIQVPNRM is encoded by the coding sequence ATGACGATTCAAGATTCCTTATCTATTCATATTAAACAAGCCTTAATGTCTTTGCATAATGTAACTCTAGATTCAGTTGAGTTTCAGGCAACCCGTAAAGAATTTGAAGGAGATATTACTGTAGTGATTTTTCCAATGCTTAGAGTGATTAAAACAAACCCTGTAAGTTTAGGGGAGGCTATTGGAAACTATTTAGTGGAACACGTAGAACTAGTTAAAGCATTTAATGTTGTTAAAGGGTTTTTAAATATTGTTATTGCAGATTCGTTTTACTTTGATTTCTTTAATTCTATTAAAAACAATTCAAAATATGGCTTTATAAACCCTATTGAAGGAGATAAAGCGGTAATGGTAGAATACTCGTCACCTAATACAAATAAACCTCTGCATTTAGGACATATTCGAAATAACTTATTAGGTTATAGTGTTGCCGAAATTATTAAAGCATCTGGTAAAAAAGTTTATAAAACCCAAATTATAAACGATAGAGGTATACATATTTGCAAAAGTATGTTGGCGTGGAAACGATATGGTAATGGAGAGACTCCTGAAAGTACTGGGTTGAAGGGTGATAAGCTTGTAGGTAATTATTATGTAAAGTTTGACCAAGAGTATAAAAAAGAAATAAATAGTTTAGTTACACAAGGAAAACCTGAAGAGCAAGCAAAAAAAGAAGCGCCAATATTAATTGAAGCTCAGCAAATGCTTTTAAAATGGGAAGCTGGAGATGAAGAAACAGTATCGTTATGGAAAACGATGAATGGATGGGTATACGATGGTTTTGAACAAACATATAAAAATTTAGGTGTAAACTTTGATAATTATTATTACGAGAGTGATACCTATCTCTTAGGGAAAGAGTTTATTTCTGAAGGGTTAAAAACCAATGTGTTTTTCACAAAAGAAGATGGTTCGGTTTGGTGTGATTTAACAGATGATGGTCTTGATGAAAAAATTGTATTAAGAGCTGATGGTACAGCTGTATATATGACTCAAGATATAGGTACAGCTATACAACGTATAAAAGATCATCCAGACATTGGTGGTATGGTTTACACTGTAGGTAATGAGCAAGATTATCATTTTAAAGTTTTATTCTTAATATTAAAAAAACTTGGTTTTGATTGGGCCAAAAACTTATTTCATTTAAGCTATGGAATGGTTGATTTACCTAGCGGAAAAATGAAAAGTAGAGAAGGAACTGTTGTGGATGCCGACGATTTAATTGTTGAAATGGCATCAACAGCGGAGGAAATATCTCAAGAATTAGGAAAGCTAGAAGGGTATTCTGAAACTGAAAAACTAGAATTATATAAAACTATTGGATTAGGAGCTTTAAAATATTATATTTTAAAAGTAGATCCTAAAAAACGAATTTTATTTGATCCAAAAGAATCTATAGATTTTCAGGGGAATGCAGCGCCATATATTCAAATGGCTTATGCGAGGATTCAATCTATTATGCGTAAATCAGATATAGGTACTAATGTTACATTGAACCAAGTGGAAATAATGTTGCATCCAAAAGAGAAGGAACTCATCAAACAATTACAGTTATTTCCAGAAGTCATCCAAAATGCAGCACAAAATCATAGCCCAGCATTAATTGCGAACTATACTTATGATCTTGTAAAAGAATTTAATTCATTTTACCAAAATGTATCGATTTTAGGAGCAGATAGCACTAACGAAAAAATATTTAGAGTACAACTCTCTAATAGTGTTGCCAATACTATTAAAAACGCATTTAGTTTATTAGGAATACAAGTGCCTAATCGTATGTAA